A single genomic interval of Adhaeribacter pallidiroseus harbors:
- a CDS encoding DUF421 domain-containing protein, with product MEETLRYFIGPDSNAINWWQMCFRGLLVFILAIILVRVGDRRIFSKNAAFDIVLGIILGSLLSRAITGNAPFVPTCITCIGLVALHWFLAMISQKYHAFGLLIKGKQLLLVKDGQIQEENMKKQNFTIHDLNEVLRLNGKLTQVEEVQEAYLERSGNVSVIPRKQN from the coding sequence ATGGAAGAAACACTTCGTTATTTTATTGGCCCAGACTCTAATGCTATAAACTGGTGGCAAATGTGTTTCCGGGGATTATTGGTATTTATATTAGCAATCATCCTGGTACGTGTCGGTGATCGGCGAATTTTCAGCAAAAATGCTGCTTTTGATATTGTTTTGGGAATCATTCTGGGTTCCTTACTCAGCCGGGCAATAACCGGGAATGCTCCTTTTGTGCCAACATGTATTACCTGCATCGGTTTGGTAGCTTTGCACTGGTTCCTAGCTATGATCTCCCAAAAATACCATGCTTTTGGATTACTCATTAAAGGCAAACAGTTGCTTTTAGTTAAAGATGGGCAAATCCAAGAAGAAAATATGAAGAAACAAAACTTCACGATCCACGACTTGAACGAAGTATTGCGCTTAAACGGCAAGCTAACCCAGGTAGAAGAGGTGCAGGAAGCGTATTTAGAGCGTAGTGGTAACGTGAGCGTTATTCCCCGTAAACAAAATTAA
- a CDS encoding acyl-CoA thioesterase produces MARIKIELPENYVFSTTIKVRVSDINYGGHLGNDALLSILHDARLQYLQSLGYTELAFGSSSLIMADVAIEYKGEGFLGDTLFIQMAPADFNKYGFDLLYRVTNQDNKPVAHAKTGMLCFNYTTRKVVSVPLEVRAKLEEAGKG; encoded by the coding sequence ATGGCCCGTATAAAAATTGAACTACCCGAGAACTACGTTTTTTCTACCACAATAAAAGTTCGGGTGTCCGATATAAATTACGGCGGGCATCTGGGCAACGATGCTTTACTTAGCATTCTGCACGATGCCCGGTTACAATACCTGCAATCTCTGGGCTACACCGAATTAGCATTTGGTAGCAGTTCCTTAATTATGGCCGATGTAGCTATTGAATATAAAGGAGAAGGATTTTTAGGGGACACGCTTTTCATACAAATGGCGCCCGCCGACTTTAATAAATACGGTTTTGACTTACTTTACCGGGTCACCAACCAAGATAACAAACCAGTGGCCCATGCCAAAACGGGCATGCTGTGCTTTAATTACACTACCCGTAAAGTAGTATCTGTTCCGTTGGAAGTTCGTGCCAAATTAGAAGAAGCTGGTAAGGGCTAA
- a CDS encoding GNAT family N-acetyltransferase, with product MLQIEAYTPTDAEAFRTLNHEWITKYFELEEVDNLLLDNPESYILAKGGAIIMARYNGQTVGTCALLKINETAYELGKMAVTASMQDKKIGQQLVAAAIDKAKELGAKKLILLSHRTLKPALHVYQKMGFQQVPCAPNGYKRADIQMELEL from the coding sequence ATGTTGCAAATTGAGGCCTATACTCCCACCGATGCAGAAGCCTTCCGGACTTTAAATCACGAATGGATCACTAAATATTTCGAGTTAGAAGAAGTAGATAATTTATTACTCGACAACCCGGAAAGTTACATCTTAGCCAAAGGTGGCGCCATTATCATGGCCCGCTACAATGGCCAGACTGTTGGCACCTGCGCCTTACTTAAAATAAACGAAACCGCATATGAGTTAGGTAAAATGGCCGTTACAGCATCCATGCAAGACAAAAAAATTGGCCAACAACTGGTAGCGGCAGCTATTGATAAAGCCAAAGAACTCGGCGCTAAAAAGTTGATTCTCTTGAGCCATCGAACCTTGAAACCGGCCTTGCACGTGTACCAGAAAATGGGCTTTCAGCAGGTACCTTGCGCGCCAAACGGGTACAAGCGCGCCGATATTCAAATGGAACTGGAATTATAG
- a CDS encoding LVIVD repeat-containing protein, whose product MVGYKERILTEKRRCDEMAPANPNDDWIAFDRANTVNYANSAAKSNNNSSTGKGGSMARFTITGNYLYTVGTSQMGVFNIANPINPQLKEPVYLGAGIETIFPYQNKLFIGSNAGMFIYGLSNPAVPAYLGGYSHLRACDPVVVEGNYAYVTLRANANSVCGGTANQLDVVDISNAAMPQVRKTYPMQNPHGLGIDKNALFICEGNYGLKVFNATNPDAITDNQLNHLKDLHAFDVIPLGKNLLVIGEDGFRQYDYTNPESLKFLSKIPVVSQ is encoded by the coding sequence GTGGTTGGTTACAAAGAAAGAATATTAACCGAAAAGCGCCGTTGTGATGAAATGGCTCCCGCAAATCCAAATGATGACTGGATCGCGTTTGATAGAGCCAACACGGTTAATTACGCGAATAGCGCAGCAAAATCTAATAACAATAGCTCAACTGGTAAAGGCGGATCAATGGCGCGGTTTACTATTACTGGAAATTACTTGTACACTGTAGGCACCAGCCAAATGGGCGTTTTTAACATTGCAAATCCGATAAATCCACAATTAAAAGAACCGGTGTATTTAGGGGCTGGCATTGAAACAATCTTCCCTTATCAAAATAAATTGTTTATTGGTTCTAATGCCGGCATGTTCATTTATGGCTTGTCTAACCCGGCGGTACCTGCTTACTTGGGAGGATACTCGCACCTGCGGGCTTGCGATCCGGTGGTAGTAGAAGGAAATTATGCTTACGTTACGTTGCGGGCCAACGCCAATAGTGTTTGCGGGGGTACGGCTAATCAGCTGGATGTAGTAGATATTAGCAACGCGGCCATGCCGCAGGTCCGGAAAACGTACCCGATGCAAAATCCGCACGGTTTAGGAATTGACAAGAATGCTTTGTTTATCTGCGAAGGCAACTACGGGTTGAAAGTTTTTAATGCGACCAATCCGGATGCAATTACTGATAATCAGTTAAATCATTTAAAAGATTTACATGCATTTGATGTGATTCCGCTGGGTAAAAATTTATTGGTTATTGGAGAAGATGGTTTCCGGCAGTACGATTACACTAATCCTGAAAGTTTAAAATTCTTGAGCAAGATTCCGGTGGTGTCCCAATAG
- a CDS encoding thiol-disulfide oxidoreductase DCC family protein, whose amino-acid sequence MTVTNQAVILFDGVCNLCNGFVQFVIKHDRQGYFKFTALQSDAGQEILQQVNFSNNALDTVVLVENGKMFVRSTAALKILARLDGFWPLAYAAIILPAFLRDFIYVGVARNRYRWFGKQESCMVPTPELKSRFL is encoded by the coding sequence ATGACTGTAACTAATCAGGCTGTTATTCTATTTGATGGTGTTTGCAACTTATGCAATGGCTTTGTACAATTCGTTATTAAACACGATCGGCAAGGTTATTTTAAATTTACCGCTTTGCAGTCAGACGCTGGCCAAGAAATATTACAGCAAGTAAATTTTTCAAATAATGCGCTGGACACCGTTGTTTTAGTTGAAAACGGAAAAATGTTTGTCCGCTCCACGGCTGCTTTAAAAATACTGGCCCGGCTAGATGGATTTTGGCCCTTAGCTTACGCAGCTATTATTTTGCCAGCCTTTCTGCGTGATTTTATTTACGTGGGTGTTGCCCGAAACCGGTACCGGTGGTTTGGGAAACAAGAAAGCTGCATGGTACCTACTCCTGAATTAAAAAGCCGGTTTTTATAA
- the mnmD gene encoding tRNA (5-methylaminomethyl-2-thiouridine)(34)-methyltransferase MnmD, with amino-acid sequence MKTEIRQTKDGSATLYVPELNEHYHSVNGALQESMHVFIRAGLEYAWQNQTELAILEVGFGTGLNALLTLQQSLLYQKKIVYQTLEKYPLAPAIIQQMHFEQFILNPELLDYLQPLHTTPWNEPVKITSEFTLFKLEADLQTCSFPQEQYDLIYFDAFAPEKQPELWTDDIFKKLFRSLKTEGFLVSYCAKGSFKRSLKAAGFVVEALPGPAGKREMTRAIK; translated from the coding sequence ATGAAAACGGAAATCCGGCAAACGAAAGACGGTTCAGCTACTTTATACGTACCCGAACTGAATGAGCATTACCATTCGGTGAATGGCGCCTTGCAAGAATCCATGCATGTATTTATTCGGGCGGGTTTAGAATATGCCTGGCAAAACCAAACTGAACTTGCTATTTTGGAGGTTGGGTTTGGTACTGGTTTAAATGCCTTACTTACCTTGCAGCAAAGTTTACTTTACCAAAAAAAGATTGTGTATCAAACCCTGGAAAAATATCCGCTTGCTCCGGCCATTATCCAGCAGATGCATTTTGAACAATTTATTTTAAATCCGGAATTGCTGGATTATTTGCAGCCCTTGCATACAACTCCTTGGAACGAACCGGTGAAAATAACCTCGGAGTTTACTTTATTTAAATTAGAAGCGGATTTACAAACTTGCTCGTTCCCCCAAGAGCAATACGATTTAATTTATTTCGACGCTTTTGCCCCCGAAAAGCAACCGGAACTCTGGACCGATGACATTTTTAAAAAATTGTTTCGTTCGTTAAAAACAGAAGGCTTTTTGGTAAGTTACTGCGCTAAAGGTAGTTTTAAACGCAGCTTAAAAGCGGCTGGCTTTGTGGTAGAAGCTTTGCCTGGTCCGGCCGGTAAACGCGAAATGACCCGAGCCATTAAGTAA
- a CDS encoding class I SAM-dependent methyltransferase, with protein sequence MTYADFVKNISFRFIKPGTKQPLGTGTLKRTLPKIGFSLDVLNTVLPEKHTEWKERLKTVCKIPRMSTFAVGAVINRGVSEMKPNEVFVNVGVWNGFTFLSGVAHNPTKTCIGVDNFSQFGGPREAFLKRFNALKSTNHHFYDMDYEEYFNRLHTGKIGFYIYDGDHKYEDQLQGLQVAEPHFSDNCIILVDDTNWPDPRQATYDFMQNSVYKYEVLLDVKTYRNGHITYHNGIILFRRTGKK encoded by the coding sequence ATGACGTACGCCGATTTTGTAAAAAATATTTCTTTCCGGTTTATTAAACCCGGCACCAAGCAACCATTAGGCACAGGTACTTTAAAACGTACTTTGCCAAAAATTGGATTTTCGCTGGATGTACTAAATACCGTATTACCAGAAAAGCACACCGAGTGGAAAGAAAGGCTAAAAACGGTTTGTAAAATTCCGCGCATGTCTACGTTTGCAGTAGGAGCCGTGATTAACCGTGGCGTTTCCGAAATGAAACCGAATGAGGTTTTTGTAAACGTGGGCGTATGGAACGGATTTACCTTTTTATCGGGTGTAGCGCACAACCCCACCAAAACCTGCATCGGCGTCGATAATTTTTCGCAGTTTGGTGGCCCGCGTGAAGCCTTTTTAAAGCGCTTTAACGCCCTGAAAAGTACCAACCACCATTTCTACGATATGGATTATGAAGAGTACTTTAACCGCCTGCATACTGGTAAAATCGGCTTTTACATTTACGACGGCGATCACAAATACGAAGATCAGTTACAAGGCCTGCAAGTAGCCGAACCACACTTTTCGGACAACTGTATTATTCTGGTAGATGATACCAACTGGCCCGACCCGCGCCAGGCTACTTACGATTTTATGCAAAACAGCGTTTATAAATACGAAGTTTTACTGGACGTAAAAACCTACCGCAATGGCCACATTACTTACCATAACGGCATTATCTTGTTCCGGCGAACCGGTAAAAAATAG
- a CDS encoding LVIVD repeat-containing protein, whose product MQNHDATCLFFSRPAAYILFLIASWLFTACTEPCEGVYSYKVYEPVYQSPAELLASIKAQPAKAIRKTGKIYAVDQYILVNELNQGIHVIDNSNPSNPQNISFISIPGNVDMAVRDKVLYADAATDLMVLDFKNPNAVSVLKHLEKVFQPNPVF is encoded by the coding sequence ATGCAAAACCATGACGCTACTTGTTTATTTTTTAGCCGCCCGGCAGCTTATATCTTATTTTTAATAGCATCTTGGTTATTTACTGCTTGTACAGAACCCTGCGAAGGAGTTTATAGCTACAAAGTATACGAACCTGTCTATCAATCGCCGGCGGAACTCCTGGCTTCCATTAAGGCACAACCAGCCAAAGCAATTCGTAAAACCGGTAAAATTTACGCGGTTGATCAGTATATTTTGGTAAATGAATTAAACCAAGGAATTCATGTAATAGATAACAGTAATCCTAGCAATCCGCAAAATATCAGTTTTATTTCCATTCCAGGTAATGTGGATATGGCGGTCCGGGATAAGGTACTGTACGCCGATGCGGCAACGGATTTGATGGTCCTGGATTTTAAAAACCCGAATGCAGTAAGTGTCCTGAAGCACTTAGAAAAAGTATTCCAACCTAACCCGGTTTTTTAA
- a CDS encoding HTTM domain-containing protein, with protein sequence MHYLLLYLKKVFTVDCRALALMRIGIGFVLLVDLAIRTTDLEAHYSNIGVLPLHVLFQYVWDPYLISIHAISGLWQVQAILFLIAAFFAVCLILGYHTRLVTIVSWFLLLSLQNRNTLIGQGGDDLLRMLLFWAIFLPWGRFYSLDARRIINLPKSFIHFSAASVGLVVQIMLVYICTALLKNSPEWHTTGTALYNALSLDQVLFPVGKLIYPYPVLLKYLTIGTYYTELYLPFLLLIPVFNPFFRLIVIGVLAGFHLGISLTLFVGLFYLINWVSLLGLLPPVAIDWLETKLLPYFQNLGYRFKGYTSKIPLLFEVRAVWHVSPARREEVSAIKEGFVIAVLLYVIWWNFSNVPQVNHPLPPAARWPGMLLRVDQHWGMFAPEVFKDDGWYILEGITTENNHIDLNRNGLPVTEKKPESVVALFKNDRWRKYSENYLFVNNSFMRPYFCNYRLRIWNEAHRSADQIKELQIIYMMERTLPNYQPIQPQKQVLCICGTQ encoded by the coding sequence ATGCATTATCTCTTACTTTATTTAAAAAAAGTATTTACAGTAGATTGCCGGGCTTTAGCGCTTATGCGCATCGGCATCGGGTTTGTTTTGTTAGTTGATTTAGCTATAAGAACTACCGACCTGGAAGCGCATTATTCTAATATTGGGGTACTGCCCTTGCACGTACTTTTCCAATATGTTTGGGACCCTTATTTAATTTCCATTCACGCTATAAGTGGTTTATGGCAAGTACAGGCTATCCTTTTTTTAATAGCCGCTTTTTTTGCAGTTTGCCTTATACTGGGATACCATACCCGTTTGGTAACCATTGTATCGTGGTTCTTGCTTTTATCGCTGCAGAACCGTAATACGCTTATTGGGCAGGGTGGCGACGATTTGCTGCGCATGCTTCTATTCTGGGCGATATTTTTGCCCTGGGGACGGTTTTACAGTTTGGATGCTCGGCGTATTATAAATCTTCCTAAATCCTTTATCCATTTTAGCGCAGCATCAGTAGGATTGGTGGTGCAAATTATGTTGGTTTATATTTGTACTGCTTTACTCAAAAACTCACCTGAATGGCATACCACTGGTACAGCCTTGTATAATGCGCTTAGTCTCGACCAGGTACTATTTCCGGTTGGTAAGCTTATTTATCCTTATCCCGTATTACTAAAATACTTAACGATAGGTACTTACTATACCGAGCTTTACTTGCCCTTTCTTTTATTAATACCTGTTTTTAATCCTTTTTTCCGGTTAATAGTTATTGGAGTATTAGCCGGATTTCATTTAGGGATTAGCCTGACACTTTTTGTGGGTTTGTTTTACTTAATTAACTGGGTTTCGCTATTGGGTTTATTGCCCCCGGTAGCCATAGACTGGTTAGAGACTAAATTATTACCTTATTTTCAAAATTTAGGGTATCGTTTTAAGGGCTACACAAGTAAAATTCCCTTACTGTTCGAAGTGCGGGCTGTGTGGCATGTATCGCCTGCCCGCCGAGAAGAAGTTAGTGCCATTAAAGAAGGCTTTGTGATAGCTGTATTGCTTTATGTAATTTGGTGGAATTTCTCGAATGTACCCCAGGTAAACCATCCCCTACCACCGGCGGCCCGCTGGCCCGGCATGTTGCTGCGGGTAGACCAGCACTGGGGCATGTTTGCACCCGAAGTTTTTAAAGACGATGGCTGGTATATTCTGGAAGGAATAACTACCGAAAACAACCACATTGACTTAAACCGGAACGGCTTACCCGTTACCGAAAAAAAGCCGGAATCGGTGGTGGCTTTGTTTAAAAACGATCGCTGGCGCAAGTATAGTGAGAATTACTTGTTTGTAAACAACTCGTTTATGCGGCCTTACTTCTGCAACTATCGCCTGCGAATTTGGAACGAAGCTCACCGCTCCGCAGATCAGATTAAAGAATTACAAATTATTTACATGATGGAGCGTACTTTACCTAATTACCAGCCCATTCAACCGCAAAAGCAAGTACTGTGTATTTGTGGTACCCAGTAA
- the rlmN gene encoding 23S rRNA (adenine(2503)-C(2))-methyltransferase RlmN, whose product MIPTSTKTDIRKLSLDELKVWFSDNGEKPFRAKQVYEWLWKHAARSFDQMNNISLPLREKLNNYFSINTVQVAKQQLSSDGTVKSAFQLFDGNIVEGVLIPHDERKTACVSSQVGCSLTCKFCATGYMDRKRNLDAAEIYDQVVLINQQSLENSGVPLTNIVFMGMGEPLLNYANVMKSIERITSSVDGLNMAARRITVSTAGIAKMIKKMADDNIKANLALSLHAANDVKRNQIMPINETNSLEALTEALRYYHQVTGRKVTYEYIVFENFNDTLQDAEELYRFTKVIPCKVNIIEYNPIAAALFKNTDEDHLSKFVYYLADRGVQVNVRRSRGKDIDAACGQLATKEEQVA is encoded by the coding sequence ATGATACCGACGAGCACAAAAACTGATATTCGCAAACTTTCGCTGGATGAGTTAAAAGTTTGGTTTTCCGATAACGGCGAAAAGCCTTTCCGGGCCAAGCAAGTATACGAATGGCTCTGGAAACACGCGGCTCGCTCGTTCGATCAAATGAATAATATTTCGCTGCCCCTGCGCGAAAAATTAAATAATTACTTCTCCATTAATACGGTACAAGTAGCCAAACAACAACTGAGCAGCGATGGAACGGTAAAATCTGCTTTTCAATTATTTGATGGCAATATTGTAGAAGGCGTTTTAATTCCGCACGACGAACGGAAAACTGCGTGTGTATCGAGCCAGGTAGGTTGCTCTTTAACCTGTAAGTTTTGCGCCACCGGCTACATGGATCGGAAGCGAAACTTGGATGCCGCCGAAATTTATGACCAGGTGGTGCTTATTAATCAGCAAAGCTTGGAAAACTCCGGGGTACCTTTAACCAATATTGTGTTTATGGGCATGGGCGAACCGCTTTTAAATTATGCCAATGTCATGAAATCAATCGAGCGCATTACCTCTTCGGTCGATGGTTTAAACATGGCGGCCCGCCGTATTACGGTAAGTACCGCTGGTATTGCCAAAATGATAAAAAAGATGGCCGACGATAATATTAAAGCTAATTTAGCTTTGTCGTTGCACGCGGCTAATGATGTAAAGCGGAACCAGATTATGCCGATAAACGAAACCAATTCGTTGGAGGCTTTAACCGAAGCCCTCCGGTATTATCACCAGGTTACCGGTCGAAAAGTTACTTACGAGTATATCGTGTTCGAAAACTTTAACGATACGCTGCAGGATGCCGAAGAATTATACCGCTTCACGAAAGTAATTCCGTGTAAGGTTAATATTATTGAATACAATCCGATTGCGGCGGCATTATTTAAGAACACCGACGAAGATCACTTGTCGAAATTTGTGTATTACCTCGCCGATCGGGGCGTGCAGGTAAATGTGCGGCGCAGCCGGGGCAAAGATATAGATGCGGCCTGTGGCCAATTAGCTACCAAAGAAGAGCAAGTTGCTTAA